The genomic segment GCCTGTCACTCTATATCATTTATAGCAGCTGAAAACCGCATGAttctgctgaagctgcttcTAATAACCAATAACAGTTTCATGGAGGGGAGCCAGTGGTGGATGAAAGTGCTGAATTCTCATAATATTTCAGAAGCTCAAATGAAATCATCAAAAAGAATGAAACTGGCAACACTGCTACTGTAAAATCTGCTTTAACAGTTGGAGTGAAGATCATCATTCAAAACTAAAACTTTCACAGCCACCAAGCAGATGGATAGGACAGTGCGTGATGTCACGCGGGACAgttacaacaaaacacaacaatacaacacaacaataacacaccAAAGTGACTAATCTCTCATAGGTGCCATTAAAGTACTTTTTCACATCTAATTCCTTCACTCTGTCATCACAACGTctgatctgagtttgtttttgttgctacAGTAACAGTATTGCTGCAGTGTAACCCAGGGATACAAGTGTCAGAACGTCACCGTGGTaacagtcctcctcctcctccacttgtttttttctctctctctctctctcaattttattgtttcatgAAAACAACTTAAATTTTACACTTAATCTGAAATTATCATAAAAGtgatcttgaaaaaaaaaaaagctaatagtaataataatctTAGGTCCAGTAGTTGGAGCAAAATTAAAACAGTCTGACTGTCCACTTTGGTATTTACCTGTGTTATAGAACAAGCTTGCAATGAAGGTGCAGTTTCTGAAGAAGGTGTGTGTAGAGGTGATGTCCTCAAAGTAGCACTCCTCAAACACAGAGTCTTCAAATACCATGGATTTCATTCTCAGGTTGAGGAACCTGGCGAACAGgatgcattattttatttcaagtttTATAATCGACTGTCTGTGAAAAGTTCTGCGTCTTTATCAGATAATACTTACAAAACACTTACTTATCGTTAAAGTAGTGTCCTTCGCGGTGCACTTGGTTTTCCAGGGTGAAGTTGAAAGTCACGTGCTCCACTCGTTCCTTAGTGAAGGTCTTTGTCTTGGAGTCATACTCCTGCTTCTGGATGTATTTGATCATGTCAGGGAACCAAACCGTCAGGCCGTAATAGCTGAAATATTAGGAGAGTTGAGAGCACGTCAGAGGCAGAGTAAAAGTGAAAGATTCATAATATGGCAAAAGCCCGCTGAGTCTTTACCTGAAAGACATGGTAAACCACACAGCCATGAGCATGAAAGTGGTCCGTTTATACTCGGGGCTGAAGCAGGCGAGAATATTCTTCCGTATCTGCAACATATGAACGGGAAAGGATACAGCATGACAGGAGCCGTGCTGGTTTTCCTAATTTTCTTGCACTCCATAGAAAACCATATTTTTTCATGCTTCAGCTGTTATTTTCCAGAACTTTCCCAGTAGGCACTTAGCAGGAGACTGCCGATTTAGAAGACTGAGGATGTAGGTGTCTGCGGGGCAGAATGTAGGCTGaatacaaattaaaatcagGCATGAAGCCGACAACGTTTCCACCCAGATTAATGGTGCTGCAACAATgtacaacacaataaaaacgtAGGTTTAAATACCTAAAGGTTGAATACAAACATCCCTGTTTAATCGCATTAGAGAGAATTAGAGAGAGCAAGTGCCAAAAACTTTGTTTGAGGTTCATTCACttaatttaaagagacaaaacgcaacagagaagagagagtgcgtgtttgtttgtacCTAAAAATACccataaaaatttaatttttgtgtgtttgattcacTCACAAAGTCAGACACAGACAATCATGTATCACTCTGTTTTCACCTATACAGGCTCCACTTTTACAGCCAGCCCCAGGATGTGAAAGGCCTGACCCTCATAACGTTCTTCAATAAATATATCACagtgcatttaaaaacactCAGGGGCATTTCATGCTATTAAAACTTGGCCACAAAAGTAGTGGTGGTTAAGAAACTGCTGCACAGCCAAAGAGACAGAATCCTTTTCGTCGCCAAGTTTcttcagataaataaatgatgtgacTTCAGGTTTCGTCAGCTTCACGCACCTGTCGAGAGAGGCCCATAATCTTCAGTCTGTAGCGTTGCCAGACCGGCGTGTCAGTTCCGCTGTCCACTAACTCATCCATCTGTTTCACCGTCTTGATTGTAGTGACCTTGGACGAGAGAGACAGATCTCAGCCAGATGTGGTGGTTTTCTAACTACTGGGAGATCTCTGGAGGTAACCAGAGGGGAGCTCCGGACGGagaaaataacaatttaatGCCATCACGTGGAGAGgtaataacatttaataaatataggtaacaataatataaaatacagagaTGTGTGGGTGTTAAAGAAAATTGAACACTGTCTCCATGTACCTGACCACTAAAAGCAATGAAATAATCCGTTGTTGTCTCAACAGAAAgtctgttgctgctgttttgataCATGTCAGGTCACACACTGAAATGATATTCAGTCTCCTTGTCATGAAGGTCTTCTATAGCTCAGTGGTTTTAAGGAACGCACACCTGAAGGATTTTATTGTACTGAACAAATAGTATGTGATTGAAGTACTCACAGAAAAGACCCTTTCTGGGTATCCTTTTGCTCGCATGTTTGTGTCGTGAACTTGCTTCAGAATCATCCAGCCTTCATCGTGTTTGCCATTCTGTTTGAAGGAAAAAAGTGATCTTCGAACTCTACGAGACTTTATATTGTATTTCTGCATGTTTGTCCCAtttatgtttcatttcagaCACTGTACTTGTACACACTAGAGCAAAACCAGTGAATACTgccaaaaagggaaaaaatctGAACAAACACATCTGCTGACCTCCAGGTAGAAGCGTGGGCTCTCTGGCATGGCGCTGAGGGCAGCGATGGCTGCAACAGAGGGAAATGcgcacactaacacaaacacacgccaGCTATGGAACTGATATGCTGAGCCCATCTGGAAACTCCATCCTggagaaacaaatacaaacacagcatgGCAAAATTTTAAGACCTTGGGAAACGCATTCAGACTATTAATCTTACTCAGGGATTGTGTCTATATCTGCTAAGCAACATCTATTGAATTCATTCATCAACACTcaacattttgtctttcagatgACATTTTCTTGGttgaaaatatagaaaagagtcacaaataaaatatataaaagaagaaagacaaaaagaagtcACAACGTGTTATTTAGTTACCTCTGCCTTCATCCAGAGGGCAGATTTTATTACTTTTGGATAGAGCCAGGCGAAGCCTTAAATCATAATAACACTCAGCAAAAAGGCCAGCTAGCTTAGTCCCCAAGGTATTTAAGTATTGATTTATGAGTAAACAAAAGAGGGATGATGAGCTCTCCTTGACAGTGAAGAAATAACAGACCATAACCTGATCATTTCGGGGACACGTTACCGTACTCACCGTAATGTGGGATAATGGCCCAGGCCATAGCAGATGCATAAATTCCTCCAATCATCCAGAACATGCAGAGCCAACTGAGGTGTTCACCACGTTTTTCTTGGGCCAGGAATTCAGAATAGTACGAAAACACGATAGGAATTGAGCCACCGATCCTGCAAAGATCAGAAATCCACTGAGCCCAGAACTCAAGGTCTACATGCAGAGATTAGGTTGGCTGGATATCTCACTTCATGAATGAGAATAAAACTACTTCAAACCTGAGCTTCGCTGGAGGCAACACAGCTTGAATTTCCAGCATTCAACTTTTAATTTGCAGCAGtggtttgctttgttttgtcagtgaagTCATTTTCAATCTCTCTCCACTTCAGCACCCTGGTGCAAAGTTAGCTTAGAGAGGCTCAACGGGAAAATGATTGATTTAGGCACAAATGGAAACGATTTTGGTGTCTCAATTTCCCACTCCATTAAACAAGAGAAGCTGTTGTTTTAATAATGCAAAGGTGTTAATGAGCTGCAGTGTGCAAACTTCGCAAAAGTGAAGTATATCCACAACAGTTTTGTTTCTAAACTTAAAATGTTGCAGTCTGGCACCCAATGACTTggccaaaaaaaaccaaaacattttctatggaaaataaattgattttgcAATTCATGTGATACAAAAATGTACTGCCTGTAAATGTCAACGTATTCAATGTTAATGCAGCCAGCAAATTCAGCAAAAATTTAAAaggataaatattttttcaatttacCCAACACCTGAGAGGAGCCGGCAAAACAGAAAGGTGCTGTAGCCCTGAacgaaggaggagaagaaggagaaaacactgttgatggagagagagatgagaagagACTGGCGGCGGCCTATCCGATCTGCAAGAGCCCCCCACAGGAAGGCCCCGACCATCATCCCAAAGTACACAATCAGACCTGCGGAGACAGCACAGAAAATGGAACAACGAATCCAAATGGAAAACAACTCCTCTTTTATTTGGCAAGAAATGTTATCATTGTTTTCTATCCATTTTTACAACTGCTTTTCTGTTCTGCTACAGATGTGAGCCAGCGGTGGCATCTTCTCCCTCACTGTTTGAGTTTGCCTATTCTATTCCTGCTAATTCTGTCGACAGTTGCTCTGACAAATCAGAAAGATATTAGTTTGAAGATAAAGAGTGAGCAAGGCGAAGTATGTAAAATATCAGGTCACTTCTTTTTTATTGTCCTAAgcaaataaaagcagtttttttttgtggtggggTTATTTTCAGCAGTGGATTAATACACACTTGATACTTTTGTGACTTTTTAACAGAATGTCGATGTGTGTTTGACTCCAAATGAACTAAACTGTCCATGTTCATCATAGTGAAAGGGCACATCAACCAGCACTTTCAGTTTCCTGGACAACAATTTAGCTTTATAGCACTAAAAACATTTGCTATGTGGAGCTTTGGCTGCGCatgaactaaaaaaataaataaagaaatgagaacatttcaCATGATCACCTGTAAAAGTCTTACCTAGCATGCTTTTGTTAGGTTCAGACAGGCACATATCCTTCTCAGCGCTGGGGAGGACGAAGCCAACCACAAAGATCTCAACACCATCTGCCATGAGAGCCAGACCCAGAACAAAGTACAGGGTCCACTGGAACTTTCCGTGACCACACTCTTGTAAAATAGTCTCATATTGTtgagccagctcctcctggtcttttctcctctctgcctccgaCACCCCGATATCTCTGAACTGCTGCGCCCCAGCCCCCACCGAGCCTGGCCCTCCAGCCAGGCTCCCTTTTCCTGAATCCGCCCTGGGGATT from the Echeneis naucrates chromosome 11, fEcheNa1.1, whole genome shotgun sequence genome contains:
- the LOC115051035 gene encoding synaptic vesicle glycoprotein 2A-like isoform X2 translates to MEEGYQNRTAFIKGAKDIAKEVKRQASKKVGRSVDRMSDEYSKRSYSRFEEDDDDDYPMQGSQDGGYYRGDSQAANDDEGAHSDSTEGHDEDDEIYEGEYQGIPRADSGKGSLAGGPGSVGAGAQQFRDIGVSEAERRKDQEELAQQYETILQECGHGKFQWTLYFVLGLALMADGVEIFVVGFVLPSAEKDMCLSEPNKSMLGLIVYFGMMVGAFLWGALADRIGRRQSLLISLSINSVFSFFSSFVQGYSTFLFCRLLSGVGIGGSIPIVFSYYSEFLAQEKRGEHLSWLCMFWMIGGIYASAMAWAIIPHYGWSFQMGSAYQFHSWRVFVLVCAFPSVAAIAALSAMPESPRFYLENGKHDEGWMILKQVHDTNMRAKGYPERVFSVTTIKTVKQMDELVDSGTDTPVWQRYRLKIMGLWKNILACFSPEYKRTTFMLMAVWFTMSFSYYGLTVWFPDMIKYIQKQEYDSKTKTFTKERVEHVTFNFTLENQVHREGHYFNDKFLNLRMKSMVFEDSVFEECYFEDITSTHTFFRNCTFIASLFYNTDLFKYRFVNCKLVNSTFLHNKEGCMLDFSDDFNNAYMIYFVSFLGTLAVLPGNIVSALLMDKIGRLRMLAGSSVISCVSCFFLMFGNSESGMIALLCLFGGISIASWNALDVITVELYPSDKRTTAFGFLNALCKLAAVLGISIFQSFVGITKALPILFAAGALAAGSFLATKLPETRGQVLQ
- the LOC115051035 gene encoding synaptic vesicle glycoprotein 2A-like isoform X1, with protein sequence MEEGYQNRTAFIKGAKDIAKEVKRQASKKVGRSVDRMSDEYSKRSYSRFEEDDDDDYPMQGSQDGGYYRGDSQAANDDEGAHSDSTEGHDEDDEIYEGEYQGIPRADSGKGSLAGGPGSVGAGAQQFRDIGVSEAERRKDQEELAQQYETILQECGHGKFQWTLYFVLGLALMADGVEIFVVGFVLPSAEKDMCLSEPNKSMLGLIVYFGMMVGAFLWGALADRIGRRQSLLISLSINSVFSFFSSFVQGYSTFLFCRLLSGVGIGGSIPIVFSYYSEFLAQEKRGEHLSWLCMFWMIGGIYASAMAWAIIPHYGWSFQMGSAYQFHSWRVFVLVCAFPSVAAIAALSAMPESPRFYLENGKHDEGWMILKQVHDTNMRAKGYPERVFSVTTIKTVKQMDELVDSGTDTPVWQRYRLKIMGLSRQIRKNILACFSPEYKRTTFMLMAVWFTMSFSYYGLTVWFPDMIKYIQKQEYDSKTKTFTKERVEHVTFNFTLENQVHREGHYFNDKFLNLRMKSMVFEDSVFEECYFEDITSTHTFFRNCTFIASLFYNTDLFKYRFVNCKLVNSTFLHNKEGCMLDFSDDFNNAYMIYFVSFLGTLAVLPGNIVSALLMDKIGRLRMLAGSSVISCVSCFFLMFGNSESGMIALLCLFGGISIASWNALDVITVELYPSDKRTTAFGFLNALCKLAAVLGISIFQSFVGITKALPILFAAGALAAGSFLATKLPETRGQVLQ